A single region of the Gorilla gorilla gorilla isolate KB3781 chromosome 1, NHGRI_mGorGor1-v2.1_pri, whole genome shotgun sequence genome encodes:
- the PTAFR gene encoding platelet-activating factor receptor: protein MEPHDSSHMDSEFRYTLFPIVYSIIFVLGVIANGYVLWVFARLYPSKKFNEIKIFMVNLTMADMLFLITLPLWIVYYQNQGNWILPKFLCNVAGCLFFINTYCSVAFLGVITYNRFQAVTRPIKTAQANTRKRGISLSLVIWVAIVGAASYFLILDSTNTVPNSAGSGNVTRCFEHYEKGSVPVLIIHIFIVFSFFLVFLIILFCNLVIIRTLLMQPVQQQRNAEVKRRALWMVCTVLAVFIICFVPHHVVQLPWTLAELGFQDSKFHQAINDAHQVTLCLLSTNCVLDPVIYCFLTKKFRKHLTEKFYSMRSSRKCSRATTDTVTEVVVPFNQIPGNSLKN from the coding sequence ATGGAGCCACATGACTCCTCCCACATGGACTCTGAGTTCCGATACACTCTCTTCCCGATTGTTTACAGCATCATCTTTGTGCTTGGGGTCATTGCTAATGGCTACGTGCTGTGGGTCTTTGCCCGCCTGTACCCTTCCAAGAAATTCAATGAGATAAAGATCTTCATGGTGAACCTCACCATGGCGGACATGCTCTTCTTGATCACGCTGCCACTGTGGATTGTCTACTACCAAAACCAGGGCAACTGGATACTCCCCAAATTCCTGTGCAATGTGGCTGGCTGCCTTTTCTTCATCAACACCTACTGCTCTGTGGCCTTCCTGGGCGTCATCACTTATAACCGCTTCCAGGCAGTAACTCGGCCCATCAAGACTGCTCAGGCCAACACCCGCAAGCGTGGCATCTCTTTGTCCTTGGTCATCTGGGTGGCCATTGTGGGAGCTGCATCCTACTTCCTCATCCTGGACTCCACCAACACAGTGCCCAACAGTGCTGGCTCAGGCAACGTCACTCGCTGCTTTGAGCATTACGAGAAGGGCAGCGTGCCAGTCCTCATCATCCACATCTTCATCGtgttcagcttcttcctggtctTCCTCATCATCCTCTTCTGCAACCTGGTCATCATCCGTACCTTGCTCATGCAGCCGGTGCAGCAGCAGCGCAACGCTGAAGTCAAGCGCCGGGCGCTGTGGATGGTGTGCACGGTCTTGGCGGTGTTCATCATCTGCTTCGTGCCCCACCACGTGGTACAGCTGCCCTGGACCCTTGCTGAGCTGGGCTTCCAGGACAGCAAATTCCACCAGGCCATTAATGATGCACATCAGGTCACCCTCTGCCTCCTTAGCACCAACTGTGTCTTAGACCCTGTTATCTACTGTTTCCTCACCAAGAAGTTCCGCAAGCACCTCACCGAAAAGTTCTACAGCATGCGCAGTAGCCGGAAATGCTCCCGGGCCACCACAGATACGGTCACTGAAGTGGTTGTGCCATTCAACCAGATCCCTGGCAATTCCCTCAAAAATTAG